A stretch of the Bombyx mori chromosome 12, ASM3026992v2 genome encodes the following:
- the Dpp gene encoding decapentaplegic precursor (The RefSeq protein has 3 substitutions compared to this genomic sequence), whose product MRGACACAVVCALVALCAAAGLDEATRVAAEKQLLALLGLPKRPSRRSAPVPPIPRTMRMLYEASGAIPAAAANTARSYQHVPTELDARFPGEHRFRLFFNLSGVPSDEVARGADLKFHRATEETGPQRLLLYDVVRPGRRGKTTPILRLLDSVTLLPGEGTVTADAIDAVRRWLLETDQNHGLLVRVIEEGQHNVDAKRPHVRVRRRATEDEEEWRSQQPLLLLYTEDARAREARENGESRLTRSKRATQRRGHRPHHRRKEAREICQRRPLFVDFAEVGWSDWIVAPPGYEAYFCQGDCPFPLADHLNGTNHAIVQTLVNSVDPALVPKACCIPTQLSPISMLYMDEHNQVALKNYQDMMVMGCGCR is encoded by the coding sequence ATGCGTGGGGCGTGCGCATGCGCGGTGGTGTGCGCGTTGGTGGCGCTGTGCGCAGCCGCGGGCCTCGACGAAGCGACGCGTGTTGCTGCAGAGAAGCAGTTATTGGCGTTGTTGGGTCTGCCGAAGAGACCGTCGCGTCGATCCGCTCCAGTACCGCCTATACCACGCGCCATGCGAATGCTTTACGAGGCAAGCGGAGCCATACCGGCCGCTGCGGCAAACACGGCCCGTTCATATCAGCACGTACCGACGGAGCTCGATGCGAGGTTCCCAGGCGAACATCGTTTTCGCCTATTCTTCAACCTAAGTGGAGTACCCTCTGATGAAGTAGCTCGTGGTGCTGATCTCAAATTTCATCGCGCGACTGAAGAGACGGGTCCTCAGCGCCTATTACTATATGACGTTGTACGTCCTGGTCGTCGAGGGAAAACGACTCCAATTCTAAGACTTCTCGATTCCGTGACATTATTGCCAGGCGAGGGCACAGTGACAGCAGACGCCATTGACGCAGTGCGACGGTGGCTCCTTGAAACTGATCAAAACCATGGACTATTAGTGCGTGTTATTGAAGAAGGCCAACACAACGTTGATGCAAAACGGCCACACGTAAGAGTTCGAAGACGAGCGACCGAAGACGAAGAAGAATGGCGCTCTCAGCAACCCTTGCTGTTGCTGTACACTGAAGATGCGCGAGCCAGAGAAGCACGCGAGAATGGGGAGTCGCGTCTAACTCGAAATAAAAGAGCAACACAACGGCGTGGTCATCGACCTCACCACCGTCGTAAAGAAGCTCGTGAAATCTGCCAGCGGCGGCCACTGTTTGTCGACTTCGCGGAAGTCGGCTGGAGCGACTGGATTGTCGCGCCTCCTGGTTACGAAGCTTATTTCTGTCAGGGTGACTGCCCGTTCCCGCTCGCAGATCATCTAAATGGCACTAATCACGCAATAGTGCAAACTTTAGTGAATTCAGTGGACCCAGCCTTAGTGCCTAAAGCGTGTTGTATACCAACACAACTATCGCCTATTTCTATGTTATATATGGACGAACATAATCAAGTGGTGCTTAAAAACTATCAGGATATGATGGTGATGGGTTGCGgttgccgatga
- the Dpp gene encoding decapentaplegic isoform X1, with the protein MRGACACAVVCALVALCAAAGLDEATRVAAEKQLLALLGLPKRPSRRSAPVPPIPRAMRMLYEASGAIPAAAANTARSYQHVPTELDARFPGEHRFRLFFNLSGVPSDEVARGADLKFHRATEETGPQRLLLYDVVRPGRRGKTTPILRLLDSVTLLPGEGTVTADAIDAVRRWLLETDQNHGLLVRVIEEGQHNVDAKRPHVRVRRRATEDEEEWRSQQPLLLLYTEDARAREARENGESRLTRNKRATQRRGHRPHHRRKEAREICQRRPLFVDFAEVGWSDWIVAPPGYEAYFCQGDCPFPLADHLNGTNHAIVQTLVNSVDPALVPKACCIPTQLSPISMLYMDEHNQVVLKNYQDMMVMGCGCR; encoded by the coding sequence ATGCGTGGGGCGTGCGCATGCGCGGTGGTGTGCGCGTTGGTGGCGCTGTGCGCAGCCGCGGGCCTCGACGAAGCGACGCGTGTTGCTGCAGAGAAGCAGTTATTGGCGTTGTTGGGTCTGCCGAAGAGACCGTCGCGTCGATCCGCTCCAGTACCGCCTATACCACGCGCCATGCGAATGCTTTACGAGGCAAGCGGAGCCATACCGGCCGCTGCGGCAAACACGGCCCGTTCATATCAGCACGTACCGACGGAGCTCGATGCGAGGTTCCCAGGCGAACATCGTTTTCGCCTATTCTTCAACCTAAGTGGAGTACCCTCTGATGAAGTAGCTCGTGGTGCTGATCTCAAATTTCATCGCGCGACTGAAGAGACGGGTCCTCAGCGCCTATTACTATATGACGTTGTACGTCCTGGTCGTCGAGGGAAAACGACTCCAATTCTAAGACTTCTCGATTCCGTGACATTATTGCCAGGCGAGGGCACAGTGACAGCAGACGCCATTGACGCAGTGCGACGGTGGCTCCTTGAAACTGATCAAAACCATGGACTATTAGTGCGTGTTATTGAAGAAGGCCAACACAACGTTGATGCAAAACGGCCACACGTAAGAGTTCGAAGACGAGCGACCGAAGACGAAGAAGAATGGCGCTCTCAGCAACCCTTGCTGTTGCTGTACACTGAAGATGCGCGAGCCAGAGAAGCACGCGAGAATGGGGAGTCGCGTCTAACTCGAAATAAAAGAGCAACACAACGGCGTGGTCATCGACCTCACCACCGTCGTAAAGAAGCTCGTGAAATCTGCCAGCGGCGGCCACTGTTTGTCGACTTCGCGGAAGTCGGCTGGAGCGACTGGATTGTCGCGCCTCCTGGTTACGAAGCTTATTTCTGTCAGGGTGACTGCCCGTTCCCGCTCGCAGATCATCTAAATGGCACTAATCACGCAATAGTGCAAACTTTAGTGAATTCAGTGGACCCAGCCTTAGTGCCTAAAGCGTGTTGTATACCAACACAACTATCGCCTATTTCTATGTTATATATGGACGAACATAATCAAGTGGTGCTTAAAAACTATCAGGATATGATGGTGATGGGTTGCGgttgccgatga